From the Corythoichthys intestinalis isolate RoL2023-P3 chromosome 15, ASM3026506v1, whole genome shotgun sequence genome, one window contains:
- the afg1la gene encoding AFG1 like ATPase a isoform X2: MVKLDQLHKALHGYNNTPTSIFQKFFTKPKIPKGYYIYGDVGTGKTMVMDMFYSHVETEKKKRVHFHGFMLDVHKRIHRLKQSLPKRKAGKMAKSYDPIAPVAEEISEEACLLCFDEFQVTDIADAMILKQLFENLFLHGVVVVATSNRIPEDLYKNGLQRVNFVPFIAVLQKYCQTLRLDSGIDYRKRNRPSAGKLYFLSSEPNAEKTLDDFFDELAFKQNDITRPRVLNVHNRKVGLNKACGTILDCTFEELCDRPLGASDYLEISRLFDTVFIRHIPRLTLNKKTQARRLITLVDALYDHKVRVVILADHPLEEVFVLEGDHSHDESHILMDDLGLKREEASSLSIFSGEEEMFAYQRTVSRLTEMQSEEYWLEGDRSAKTKA, translated from the exons TTTTTCACTAAACCGAAGATTCCTAAGGGTTACTACATCTACGGTGATGTGG GCACAGGTAAAACCATGGTTATGGACATGTTTTACTCACATGTggagacggaaaagaaaaagagggtTCACTTCCATGGCTTCATGTTGGATGTACATAAAC GGATCCATCGACTTAAGCAGAGTTTACCGAAGAGGAAAGCAGGAAAGATGGCCAAATCTTATGATCCCATCGCGCCAGTCGCCGAGGAAATAAGTGAGGAAGCTTGTCTGCTGTGCTTTGATGAGTTTCAG GTGACGGACATCGCTGACGCGATGATCCTCAAACAGCTGTTTGAGAACCTGTTTCTCCATGGTGTGGTCGTTGTAGCGACATCCAATCGCATCCCTGAAG ACTTGTATAAAAACGGGTTGCAGAGGGTCAACTTTGTGCCTTTTATTGCTGTGTTACAG AAATACTGCCAAACTCTTCGTCTGGATTCAGGGATCGACTACCGCAAGAGGAACAGACCTTCCGCAGGGAAACTTTACTTTCT TTCCAGTGAGCCTAATGCAGAAAAGACACTTGACGATTTTTTTGACGAACTGGCCTTCAAGCAGAAtgaca TAACGCGGCCAAGGGTGCTAAACGTGCACAACAGGAAAGTGGGTCTGAACAAAGCATGCGGCACTATATTGGACTGCACGTTTGAGGAGCTGTGTGACAGA CCTCTCGGTGCTAGTGACTACCTGGAAATCTCACGTCTGTTTGACACAGTCTTCATCCGACACATCCCACGCTTGACGCTCAACAAGAAAACGCAGGCCCGGCGACTAATCACGCTGGTGGATGCGCTCTATGACCACAAG GTGCGTGTGGTGATTCTTGCTGATCACCCGCTGGAGGAGGTCTTTGTTCTGGAGGGCGACCACAGCCACGATGAGAGTCACATCTTAATGGATGACTTAGGACTGAAAAGA GAAGAGGCCAGCAGTCTGTCTATCTTCAGTGGCGAAGAGGAGATGTTCGCCTACCAGAGAACTGTTTCCAGACTCACGGAGATGCAGAGTGAAGAATACTGGCTGGAGGGAGACCGCAGCGCCAAGACCAAAGCCTAA
- the foxo3a gene encoding forkhead box protein O3a, which produces MAEPSEPNVEIDPDFEPQKRPRSCTWPLPRPELGAAGKPGANDADVIPEEEDDDEEGGAGGGVGALREANGALAPSALAPSGLRLTAPPRSEEPADGSPSSAQLTPIAAASSQQLRKSSARRNAWGNYSYADLITQAIESSPEKRLTLSQIYDWMVRSVPYFKDKGDSNSSAGWKNSIRHNLSLHSRFVKVQNEGTGKSSWWMVNPDGGKGGKAPRRRAVSMDNSKYMKGARGRATKKKASLQAAQDSGSESTSGLSKWTGSPTSRSSDELDAWTDFRSRTNSNASTLSGRLSPILANLEPDEAPDDDSPLSPMLFSSPSSASPSTGPANLNDGLMDDLLDNISLTASRQVPPDEGEDDDPGGSVFTFSSPVGSYVPAPLFSPPSITGLRQSPMQTIQENKQTSFSCAAHLTLQDLLSLDSGNVLLTQSDPLMSQASTAVSMQNSRRNVLLLRKDHASSAVQPQIPSGNGLRSPGKSSPASPGRDHFPTTTADLDLEVFNGALESDMDSIIRNELMEADCLDLSFDVAHNANVKPGGFKQTSSWVQS; this is translated from the exons ATGGCCGAGCCCAGCGAGCCGAATGTGGAGATTGACCCGGACTTCGAGCCCCAAAAACGGCCACGCTCGTGCACTTGGCCGTTGCCCCGTCCGGAGCTCGGCGCGGCGGGCAAACCAGGGGCGAACGACGCTGATGTCATCCCCGAGGAAGAGGATGATGACGAGGAGGGAGGAGCCGGAGGAGGCGTCGGTGCTCTCCGGGAGGCCAACGGGGCTCTCGCGCCGAGTGCGCTCGCTCCCTCTGGCCTCCGCCTGACCGCGCCGCCCCGCAGCGAGGAGCCCGCGGATGGTTCGCCGTCCTCAGCTCAACTGACGCCAATCGCCGCTGCCTCCTCACAGCAGCTGCGGAAGTCGTCGGCCCGCCGGAACGCCTGGGGCAACTACTCGTACGCGGACCTCATCACGCAGGCCATCGAGTCGTCTCCCGAGAAGAGGCTCACCTTGTCTCAAATCTACGACTGGATGGTCCGCTCTGTGCCCTACTTCAAGGACAAGGGAGACAGCAACAGCTCAGCTGGATGGAAG AATTCCATCCGGCACAATCTGTCCTTGCATAGCCGCTTTGTGAAGGTCCAGAATGAAGGGACTGGGAAGAGCTCGTGGTGGATGGTCAACCCTGACGGTGGCAAAGGCGGCAAGGCGCCACGTCGGCGTGCCGTCTCCATGGACAACAGCAAGTACATGAAAGGCGCCCGGGGCCGGGCCACCAAGAAGAAAGCCTCGCTGCAAGCTGCCCAAGACAGTGGGTCCGAGAGCACATCAGGCCTCTCCAAGTGGACGGGCAGCCCCACGTCACGCAGCAGTGACGAGCTAGACGCTTGGACCGACTTCCGCTCGCGGACCAATTCCAACGCTAGCACGCTGAGCGGCCGCTTGTCGCCCATCCTGGCCAACCTTGAACCGGACGAGGCGCCTGACGATGACTCACCGCTGTCCCCCATGCTGTTCTCCAGCCCTAGCAGTGCGTCGCCGTCCACGGGACCCGCCAACCTAAACGACGGACTGATGGACGACCTGCTGGACAACATCAGCCTGACGGCGTCCCGTCAGGTTCCTCCCGACGAGGGTGAGGACGATGACCCGGGAGGCTCCGTCTTCACCTTTAGCAGCCCGGTCGGGAGCTACGTGCCTGCCCCGCTTTTCAGCCCGCCGTCCATAACCGGCCTGCGTCAGTCGCCCATGCAGACCATCCAAGAGAACAAGCAGACTAGCTTCTCttgcgcggcacacctgacactTCAGGACCTCCTGAGCCTGGACTCTGGTAATGTCCTGCTCACCCAGTCTGACCCACTCATGTCGCAGGCCAGCACCGCCGTGTCCATGCAGAACTCTCGCCGCAATGTGCTGCTTCTGCGGAAAGACCATGCCTCCTCTGCCGTTCAGCCACAAATTCCATCCGGAAATGGCCTCAGGTCTCCCGGCAAGAGCTCCCCGGCCTCGCCCGGCCGGGACCACTTCCCCACCACCACCGCCGACCTGGACCTGGAGGTGTTCAACGGTGCCCTGGAGTCCGACATGGACTCCATCATCCGCAATGAGCTGATGGAAGCTGACTGCCTGGACCTCAGCTTCGACGTCGCCCACAACGCGAACGTCAAACCGGGGGGCTTCAAGCAGACGTCGAGCTGGGTCCAGAGCTGA
- the zbtb24 gene encoding zinc finger and BTB domain-containing protein 24, whose translation MMTLMASSPSYKTRILNKLACLRERDVLCDITLLADGECFRAHKALLAASSDYFSQLFTANYGATCRLDGVAAAACGAVLEFIYSSQVCVEEGAGDQLLAAAQLLKVGDLVEALQTTPRCKTARVASGSLVKNRRKKSPSCGAGAEKPPRVDDDGEEGKWSGRSGKRKITLPVKYDAYKVGGEVSVGGGEKAKRCKKRKSPDIEIRCHDCGKGFKNHLFLKIHQRTHTGEKPFSCQTCGAAFTQKHTLLVHQRKHTGETPFVCSVCSKALATKHSLREHMNLHQDNKAFCCDKCEKRFTQKRQLRSHYRVHTGKSLPECAQCQRKFLDTAQLKKHLRTHTGEKPFTCEICGKCFSVKSTLQTHIRIHRGEKPYRCGLCDKSFSDCSAHRRHVASHSGKKPFNCSACGLSFTRLDNLKTHINTHNKERVFDPPPGGERSGGLPAECQLATGSDQDLHFVVAGDNISSVSGQTSEINPIQMLGESGAESSHVITFRRDTTEHPHGQQMAPQHVHLNQAISISQTTQHISGQHIQGHTFQIQAGTVSCLYAATGPPPAQS comes from the exons ATGATGACACTGATGGCCTCTTCTCCCTCATACAAGACGCGTATCCTGAACAAATTGGCATGCCTCCGGGAGCGTGACGTGCTGTGCGACATCACCCTCCTGGCGGACGGCGAGTGCTTTCGGGCGCACAAAGCCCTTTTGGCGGCAAGCAGCGACTACTTTTCGCAGCTTTTCACTGCCAACTATGGGGCCACCTGCCGGCTGGATGGCGTGGCGGCGGCTGCATGCGGGGCCGTGCTAGAGTTCATCTACAGCTCCCAGGTGTGTGTGGAGGAGGGCGCTGGCGATCAACTCCTGGCCGCCGCCCAGCTGCTGAAGGTGGGCGACCTCGTGGAGGCACTGCAGACCACGCCACGATGCAAGACGGCGAGGGTCGCGAGTGGCTCGCTCGTCAAGAATCGGAGGAAGAAGAGTCCCTCGTGTGGTGCTGGTGCCGAGAAACCACCGCGAGTAGATGATGACGGAGAAGAAGGGAAGTGGAGCGGTCGCTCGGGAAAGCGCAAGATCACACTGCCCGTCAAGTATGATGCTTATAAGGTGGGGGGagaggtttctgtaggagggggAGAAAAGGCCAAACGGTGCAAGAAGAGGAAATCCCCTGACATTGAGATCAGGTGTCATGACTGCGGCAAGGGCTTTAAAAATCATCTCTTCCTAAAGATTCACCAacgcacacacacag GTGAAAAACCATTCTCATGTCAAACGTGCGGCGCGGCGTTCACGCAGAAGCACACTCTGCTGGTGCATCAGCGCAAGCACACGGGAGAGACGCCATTTGTGTGCAGCGTTTGCTCCAAAGCCCTGGCCACCAAACACAGCCTGCGCGAGCACATGAACCTCCATCAAG ATAACAAGGCGTTCTGCTGTGATAAATGTGAAAAGAGGTTCACACAGAAGAGGCAGCTGAGAAGTCATTATCGGGTCCACACAG GCAAATCGCTTCCTGAGTGCGCTCAGTGTCAACGCAAGTTTTTGGATACAGCCCAGCTGAAAAAGCACCTGCGCACTCACACCG GTGAGAAGCCATTCACGTGCGAGATCTGCGGGAAGTGTTTTTCCGTCAAGAGCACCTTGCAGACGCACATCCGGATACACAG AGGCGAGAAGCCGTACCGCTGCGGCTTGTGCGATAAGTCCTTCTCTGACTGCAGTGCACACCGCAGGCACGTGGCGTCGCACTCTGGTAAGAAGCCCTTCAACTGCTCGGCCTGCGGCCTCTCGTTTACTCGACTCGACAACCTCAAGACACACATCAACACCCACAACAAGGAAAGGGTGTTTGATCCGCCACCGGGCGGGGAACGCAGCGGTGGCCTACCGGCAGAG TGTCAGCTGGCGACAGGCTCAGACCAGGACCTTCACTTTGTCGTGGCGGGGGACAACATCAGCTCCGTCTCGGGTCAGACGTCGGAAATCAACCCCATCCAGATGCTGGGCGAGTCTGGGGCCGAGTCCTCCCATGTCATTACCTTCAGGCGGGACACCACAGAGCACCCGCATGGCCAGCAGATGGCGCCACAGCACGTCCACCTCAACCAAGCCATCTCCATCAGCCAGACGACCCAACACATTTCGGGCCAACACATCCAAGGACACACTTTCCAGATCCAGGCCGGGACTGTTTCCTGCCTCTACGCCGCCACTGGACCGCCACCCGCGCAGAGTTGA